In one window of Fulvia fulva chromosome 5, complete sequence DNA:
- a CDS encoding Major facilitator superfamily transporter mfsA, translating to MGFRGKTLESAMLMLVVLPSFILFGYNQSGVGGLLSIESWVDTFPEIDTIHTTDAEKESNSTIQGTIVASCTLGALFGSLACSWIGDPLGRRKTVIIAAILTFVGEVLECTSFHLAHFTIGRFIIGLGVGALSSTVPVWQSECSQAKNRGAHVVIDGLFICVGYVLQAWINLGCYQISMGEDTGVASLAWRIPLAFPALVSAVLIGSVFLFPESPRWLAGKGNIAQARQNLSVLRNLPEDSFEVTNELGVIEYALEENTRAAKKRDLFTMGENKIFYRFALCLMLQFLQQWCGSNLISSYSTTIFENGLGSDSQTARILSGGCLTWKFLSSFIAFFTIDRFGRRKLFM from the exons ATGGGCTTCAGAGGCAAGACTCTCGAGTCTGCCATGCTGATGCTGGTGGTCTTGCCGTCTTTCATCTTGTTTGGATACAATCAGTCGGGAGTTGGCGGTCTGCTCAGCATCGAGAGCTGGGTCGATACGTTTCCAGAAATCGATACGATTCACACGACCGACGCTGAGAAGGAGAGCAACAGCACCATTCAGGGTACCATCGTCGCATCGTGTACTCTTGGCGCTCTGTTTGGCTCATTGGCTTGCTCCTGGATTGGAGACCCTCTCGGTCGACGCAAGACCGTCATCATAGCCGCAATCCTGACATTCGTCGGCGAAGTTCTCGAATGCACCAGCTTCCACCTCGCGCACTTCACCATCGGCCGCTTCATCATCGGACTTGGCGTTGGTGCTTTAAGCAGCACA GTCCCTGTATGGCAATCAGAGTGCTCGCAGGCGAAGAATCGAGGAGCGCACGTTGTGATTGATGGACTGTTTATCTGTGTGGGATATGTCTTGCAGGCGTGGATCAACCTGGGCTGCTACCAGATCTCGATGGGTGAGGATACAGGAGTTGCATCCCTAGCATGGCGCATCCCGCTCGCGTTCCCGGCTCTGGTCTCTGCGGTATTGATTGGTTCTGTGTTCCTGTTTCCAGAGAGTCCGAGATG GCTAGCTGGAAAAGGCAACATCGCACAAGCCCGCCAGAACCTCTCTGTCCTCCGCAACCTGCCAGAAGATAGCTTCGAAGTCACAAACGAGCTTGGAGTCATCGAATATGCCTTGGAAGAAAACACCCGTGCCGCCAAGAAGCGCGACTTGTTCACCATGGGAGAGAACAAGATCTTCTACCGTTTCGCCCTTTGCCTGATGCTGCAATTCTTGCAACAATGGTGCGGCTCGAACCTCATCTCTTCGTACTCTACGACTATCTTCGAAAACGGCCTCGGTTCGGACAGTCAAACGGCTCGCATTCTATCTGGAGGGTGTCTTACCTGGAAATTTTTATCCTCCTTCATCGCCTTCTTCACAATCGACAGGTTCGGTCGTCGAAAGCTCTTCATGTAA
- a CDS encoding Kinesin-like protein klpA, producing the protein MLTMERPVSQMENIRPSGLKPPSRLPALTSGRTLQETTASDLNAKTAGSHMPPPSSSIPSKHKPSGLPEPPTKRKTLAERAAEPANPLRSHASTKSISSTSGFGTRPPSNLSSHRNTSNASTASSISSIRPGSRHATGIRQGGATRPASTARAQPPQSDDQESDGEAGIMGMRKAWDPMHRLDGLEKMYSGLKEQMGEAAQAKSAIEETLALYKTRVQELSDENRELTSQTRSLTSDLDRARNELHTTSTDLRQVRRDNERELQDLARKQEREADELRAKHEKEVQRLEREREKQAAEFERKLDDVRKALEKEKDKETAELTSKHWDEMDEVKKDHDQELSKLQKEVETLREAGESRATESATEVQFMRESIVDLQRQLDENKATTATLRTRITTYENKITMLEQEKNQLISKAHFLEGNQEAQSHEFTTMREQMEKAISEKEATLETLRREEALRRNLNATILELKGNIRVFVRSRPLLNGETDAAKVEYLGEDELDGCKDMVVHAPAALTATGKTRNEKHNYSFDRVFPPGTENISVFDECKELIQSVVDGYNVSVLSYGQTGSGKTYGMSGPEGIIPSSIRLLMSEMLRLKFKGWDYAVEASFVEVYNETLNDLLGDAKTWDDADDLGASVRGKKKDKHDIHHDTATGKTTVTNLTAIGLWPPPADADWPPAAQITGSPSASPRASGIDAAAQYTEKAVTNLLDTAAKNRRVAATKANERSSRSHSVFIITLKGRCEATGETTEGVLNLVDLAGSERLKQSGAEGSRMKETQAINKSLSSLGDVIAALGNKSQNGDAHVPYRNSKLTHLLQYSLGGSTAGKSSRTLMLLHLSPLQTHWQESRSSLLFGSKVHGTHIGTAKKR; encoded by the exons ATGCTTACGATGGAACGGCCTGTATCACAAATGGAGAACATACGCCCATCAGGTCTGAAGCCGCCATCGAGGCTGCCCGCCTTGACCAGCGGCAGAACTCTGCAAGAAACGACTGCCAGCGACCTCAATGCGAAGACTGCTGGGAGTCATATGCCACCGCCGTCAAGCAGCATACCATCCAAGCACAAGCCTAGCGGGC TACCGGAGCCGCCTACAAAGCGTAAGACACTTGCAGAGCGTGCTGCTGAGCCAGCGAATCCACTACGATCGCATGCGTCTACCAAGAGCATCAGCAGCACTTCAGGCTTCGGCACGCGACCGCCCTCCAACCTCTCGAGCCACCGAAACACATCCAATGCCTCGACTGCGAGCTCGATCAGCAGCATACGACCAGGCAGCAGACATGCCACCGGAATACGCCAAGGAGGAGCGACGCGGCCTGCGAGCACAGCACGAGCTCAGCCACCGCAGAGCGATGATCAGGAATCAGATGGAGAAGCAGGGATCATGGGTATGCGCAAAG CTTGGGACCCCATGCACCGCCTCGATGGTCTCGAAAAGATGTACTCTGGTCTTAAGGAGCAGATGGGAGAGGCCGCTCAAGCGAAGAGTGCCATCGAAGAGACATTGGCCCTGTACAAGACACGAGTACAGGAGCTGTCCGACGAGAATCGAGAGCTCACGTCCCAAACACGATCCCTCACGAGCGATCTCGATCGAGCACGAAACGAACTTCACACGACGTCGACCGATCTTCGTCAAGTACGACGAGACAACGAGCGCGAGCTGCAGGACTTGGcgagaaagcaagagagaGAAGCTGACGAACTCCGGGCGAAGCACGAGAAGGAAGTGCAGAGGCTGGAGCGAGAGCGTGAAAAGCAGGCCGCTGAGTTCGAACGCAAGCTGGACGACGTAAGGAAGGCACTGGagaaagagaaggacaagGAGACGGCAGAGCTTACGTCAAAGCACTGGGATGAGATGGATGAGGTGAAGAAGGACCACGACCAGGAGCTGTCGAAATTGCAGAAAGAAGTAGAAACGCTACGCGAGGCAGGCGAAAGCAGAGCGACGGAGTCTGCCACTGAAGTCCAATTCATGCGGGAGTCAATCGTAGACCTGCAGCGCCAGCTTGACGAGAACAAAGCGACCACAGCGACCCTGCGGACGCGCATCACGACATACGAGAATAAGATCACCATGCTCGAGCAGGAGAAGAATCAGCTCATCTCGAAGGCACACTTTCTGGAAGGCAACCAGGAAGCTCAAAGCCACGAGTTCACGACGATGCGCGAGCAGATGGAGAAAGCAATATCAGAAAAGGAAGCGACACTCGAGACTTTACGAAGAGAGGAAGCCCTTCGGCGAAACCTGAATGCCACGATACTGGAACtcaaaggcaacattcgtGTCTTTGTCAGATCTAGACCACTTCTCAATGGCGAAACGGATGCTGCCAAGGTGGAGTACCTGGGCGAGGACGAGCTTGATGGCTGCAAGGATATGGTTGTCCATGCTCCTGCAGCACTGACCGCCACTGGAAAAACTCGGAACGAGAAGCACAACTACTCCTTTGATCGTGTGTTCCCGCCGGGTACCGAGAATATCAGCGTGTTTGACGAGTGCAAAGAGCTCATTCAGTCAGTGGTCGATGGCTACAATGTCAGTGTCCTGTCCTATGGTCAGACGGGCAGTGGAAAGACTTATGGAATGTCTGGACCGGAAGGCATCATTCCGTCTTCGATACGCCTTCTGATGTCCGAGATGTTACGACTCAAGTTCAAGGGCTGGGACTATGCTGTTGAAGCTTCGTTTGTGGAAGTCTACAACGAGACGCTCAACGATCTGCTGGGCGACGCGAAGACTTGGGACGATGCTGATGATCTTGGCGCAAGCGTGCGTGGCAAGAAAAAGGACAAACATGATATCCATCACGACACGGCTACTGGAAAGACAACAGTGACGAATCTTACAGCGATAGGGCTTTGGCCGCCACCTGCTGATGCAGATTGGCCTCCGGCTGCACAAATCACTGGCAGCCCGTCTGCCAGCCCTAGAGCTTCAGGAATCGATGCAGCAGCACAATACACCGAGAAAGCTGTCACGAATCTCCTCGACACCGCCGCCAAGAATCGAAGAGTGGCAGCGACAAAAGCCAACGAACGCAGTTCCCGAAGTCATAGCGTCTTCATCATAACCCTCAAAGGTCGCTGCGAAGCTACCGGTGAGACAACCGAAGGTGTCCTGAACCTCGTCGACCTCGCAGGAAGCGAACGACTCAAACAATCCGGCGCGGAAGGCAGCCGTATGAAAGAGACGCAAGCCATCAACAAATCCCTCAGCTCCCTAGGAGACGTCATTGCCGCGTTGGGCAACAAGAGCCAGAATGGCGATGCGCATGTGCCGTACAGAAACAGCAAGTTGACGCATTTGTTGCAGTACTCGCTGGGAGGCAGTACGGCGGGGAAGAGCTCGAGGACGTTGATGTTGTTGCATCTCAGTCCTTTGCAGACGCATTGGCAGGAGAGTAGGAGTAGTTTGTTGTTTGGGAGTAAAG TGCATGGTACTCATATTGGTACCGCGAAGAAGCGGTAG
- a CDS encoding Putative lysophosphatidic acid:oleoyl-CoA acyltransferase, which yields MEKYGQYRDKGSGIAPFFTIAPPPSNIFLAPYHLFLFFFRIPFFIFACAVWYLIVQWTPPAGVLRKANLWCILGIPGVWWVDIRVDGVRRGSLGKPGGSNPLPGPGTVIASSYTSPLDVLYLACIFDPIFTQSYPGSRKVRHLSIEGALAACFTLPPPPDQAIPLSQLVAQNPDRVIVVFPESTTSNGRGVLRLTPSLLFAAKDTSIYPVSLRYTPADVVTPIPGIIEAARFLWKLCSRQTHCIRVRIGLPLTLGQQDTAAEIASREASRGRAEGRPYDTNFFDSFQNGGEETDIDGLTPRERRSLDLVADSLCRLGRTKTLGLGVKEKAQFVDAWQGKTTKKRR from the exons ATGGAGAAGTATGGCCAGTACAGGGACAAAG GCTCCGGCATAGCACCCTTCTTTACCATTGCACCTCCGCCAAGCAACATCTTCCTCGCCCCGTATCATCTT tttctcttcttcttccgCATACCCTTCTTCATCTTTGCCTGCGCCGTCTGGTACCTCATCGTACAATGGACGCCACCCGCAGGCGTCCTCCGCAAAGCCAATCTCTGGTGCATCTTAGGCATTCCAGGAGTCTGGTGGGTCGACATTAGAGTTGACGGCGTCCGACGCGG ATCTTTGGGTAAACCAGGCGGATCGAATCCTTTGCCAGGACCAGGGACCGTCATCGCATCTTCCTACACCTCACCTCTGGATGTGCTCTATCTGGCTTGCATCTTCGACCCAATCTTCACGCAAAGCTATCCAGGATCTCGAAAAGTACGACATCTATCTATCGAAGGCGCTCTCGCAGCATGTTTTACTCTGCCACCTCCACCTGACCAGGCAATACCACTATCCCAACTCGTCGCCCAGAACCCAGACCGCGTCATCGTCGTCTTCCCCGAGAGCACAACAAGCAACGGCCGAGGCGTTCTCCGCCTCACACCCTCCCTCCTCTTCGCCGCCAAGGACACCAGCATCTACCCCGTCTCCCTCCGCTACACCCCCGCCGACGTCGTCACCCCAATCCCCGGCATCATCGAAGCAGCGCGCTTCCTATGGAAACTCTGCTCCCGCCAAACGCACTGCATCCGCGTGCGCATCGGTCTGCCGCTGACCCTCGGTCAACAGGATACTGCGGCGGAGATTGCCAGCAGGGAAGCTTCCAGAGGGCGCGCAGAAGGTAGACCGTATGATACTAACTTTTTCGACAGCTTCCAAAACGGCGGAGAAGAAACTGATATTGACGGACTTACGCCTAGAGAGCGACGGTCGCTGGATCTTGTGGCGGATTCGTTGTGTCGGTTGGGGAGGACGAAGACGTTGGGGTTGGGCGTGAAGGAGAAGGCGCAGTTTGTAGATGCGTGGCAGGGGAAGACAACGAAGAAGCGGAGGTGA
- a CDS encoding Epoxide hydrolase srdG has translation MASNTVDKLTVNDPRASKQSAVVNGRRWYYLDAIPKTKQKGTVVLIHGFPDISHAWRYQIPLFLSLGFRCIALDCMGYSDTGSSSNLADFSFKTHADAIAGIAKAIGVHKVIIGGHDWGGFTVYRVAQWYPDLVSHVFSVCTAYAPPMEKCVSTEELSKTTLPQFGYQLQFGSEDGKVERVVKDEASIRKFLLGMYGGKTQSRRLFMTPDNGIKLDMIENEEIAMTPLLSEEELDFYVKEFAKNGLSGPCSWYRTRKINWEDDLNLPKDTKRQIKQPTLYILATKDNILTREMSRGMEKAIPNLTRGEVPAGHWALWQTPTQVNAILKDWIQGVVLGGKSKL, from the exons ATGGCCTCGAATACAGTAGACAAACTCACAGTGAACGACCCCAGGGCCAGCAAGCAGTCCGCCGTAGTCAACGGTCGCCGCTGGT ACTACCTCGACGCCATCCCCAAGACCAAGCAGAAAGGCACCGTCGTCCTGATTCATGGCTTTCCTGACATCTCCCACGCCTGGCGCTACCAAATCCCGCTGTTCCTCTCCCTAGGCTTCCGCTGCATCGCCCTCGACTGTATGGGCTACAGCGACACGGGCAGTTCCTCGAACCTCGCCGACTTCAGCTTCAAAACCCACGCCGACGCCATCGCCGGCATCGCCAAAGCGATCGGCGTGCACAAGGTCATCATCGGCGGTCACGACTGGGGAGGCTTCACAGTCTATCGCGTAGCGCAATGGTACCCGGACCTTGTCAGTCATGTCTTCTCAGTGTGTACGGCGTATGCGCCGCCGATGGAGAAGTGTGTGAGTACTGAGGAGTTGAGTAAGACGACTCTGCCGCAATTTGGGTATCAGCTGCAGTTTGGGAGTGAGGATGGGAAGGTGGAGAGGGTTGTGAAGGATGAGGCGAGTATCCGGAAGTTCTTGTTGGGAATGTATGGAGGGAAGACGCAGAGTAGGAGGTTGTTTATGACGCCGGACAATGGGATCAAGTTGGACATGATTGAGAATGAAGAGATTGCTATGACGCCGTTGTTGAGTGAGGAG GAACTCGATTTCTACGTAAAAGAATTCGCAAAGAACGGCCTAAGTGGCCCCTGCTCATGGTACCGCACGCGGAAGATCAACTGGGAAGACGATCTGAATCTTCCGAAAGACACCAAAAGGCAGATCAAGCAACCAACCCTCTACATCTTGGCGACAAAAGACAACATCCTGACCCGAGAGATGAGCAGAGGCATGGAGAAAGCAATCCCAAACTTGACTCGCGGAGAAGTACCAGCCGGTCACTGGGCGCTGTGGCAGACGCCCACGCAGGTGAATGCGATTCTCAAGGATTGGATCCAGGGTGTTGTGCTGGGTGGGAAGAGTAAGCTATAG
- a CDS encoding Heterokaryon incompatibility protein 6, OR allele — protein sequence MAERTLLAAPSPVSGDGNVSKVKTNSPHHMGDYQYEPLRETSIRLVTFVPVDELSLSMKHFDDWADLRRRETWYTALSYCWGSSERSSCINVNGSRLAVTENLMTVLALIRAHHLPCHQKPLSTPRQHREWFWIDQICINQDDVDERNEQVQDMWRIYSSARRVFALLGVTAPDVPELFPSGCATSRDIEDSVNAQLRNPSEQWEHNLTDPDWDRTVSPHRLSTAEYILGVPYFKRTWIVPELLQARSLHFICGAWSLPAAVFRDLLRLLRISSSLEGSVSELGRISRLLEDSRDLQVRSAQQRVRVPSACIAFLDNLRSLHDTVCSDGRDKIFAALSCPGSKSLSKATALKPDYSATIDELAVLVVAYVDQLLNQNETEWPQGPRDDLARTLARSLGMCDERHTTMQCHLAVASAILACTRPWRKGEPLLMTSGRQVISPGPYLTFYLTSVIRDPEPQTGSQVVDLDLSDV from the coding sequence ATGGCAGAACGCACATTGCTCGCCGCACCAAGTCCAGTATCGGGCGACGGCAATGTGTCTAAAGTAAAGACGAACTCCCCTCACCACATGGGTGACTACCAGTACGAGCCACTCCGCGAAACTTCCATCAGACTGGTCACTTTCGTACCTGTCGATGAACTCTCCTTGTCGATGAAGCATTTTGATGACTGGGCAGATCTCCGTAGGCGCGAAACTTGGTACACGGCTCTATCCTATTGCTGGGGATCTAGTGAACGCTCGAGTTGTATCAACGTCAATGGATCGCGCCTGGCAGTCACGGAAAATCTGATGACAGTGCTTGCACTGATACGTGCACACCATCTACCATGCCATCAGAAACCTTTGTCCACGCCGCGACAGCACCGGGAGTGGTTCTGGATAGATCAGATATGCATCAACCAGGACGATGTCGACGAGCGAAATGAGCAAGTCCAAGACATGTGGCGTATCTACTCGTCTGCACGACGGGTCTTCGCTTTGCTAGGTGTTACCGCCCCAGACGTTCCAGAGCTCTTCCCAAGTGGCTGTGCCACTTCACGCGACATCGAAGACAGCGTCAACGCACAGCTGCGAAACCCAAGTGAGCAGTGGGAACATAATCTCACAGATCCGGATTGGGATAGGACCGTCTCACCGCATCGGCTCAGTACAGCGGAGTATATTCTCGGGGTGCCTTATTTCAAAAGAACTTGGATCGTACCGGAGCTCCTACAAGCACGCAGTTTACATTTCATTTGCGGTGCATGGTCATTGCCAGCGGCGGTCTTTCGAGATCTGCTCCGACTACTTCGTATTTCATCCTCGTTGGAAGGCAGTGTGTCGGAGTTAGGAAGGATCAGTCGCTTGCTTGAGGATTCTCGTGACTTGCAAGTGCGATCTGCTCAGCAGCGTGTTCGGGTACCCAGCGCTTGCATTGCCTTTCTCGATAACCTGAGATCTCTGCACGACACTGTATGCTCTGATGGTCGAGATAAGATCTTCGCCGCGTTGAGTTGTCCAGGCTCCAAGTCGTTGAGCAAGGCGACTGCGCTCAAGCCGGACTACTCTGCGACGATTGACGAGCTTGCCGTGCTTGTGGTAGCTTATGTTGATCAGCTCCTCAACCAAAACGAGACAGAATGGCCACAGGGTCCCAGGGACGACCTCGCACGGACGCTAGCCAGATCCCTTGGCATGTGTGATGAACGTCACACGACAATGCAATGCCACCTAGCTGTCGCGTCCGCCATACTAGCTTGCACGCGGCCATGGCGCAAAGGTGAACCGTTGCTCATGACTTCTGGCAGACAGGTCATCAGTCCGGGTCCTTATTTGACCTTCTACCTTACATCAGTCATTCGTGATCCAGAGCCTCAGACCGGATCGCAAGTCGTGGATTTGGACTTGTCGGATGTATGA